The following are encoded in a window of Haloarcula halophila genomic DNA:
- a CDS encoding energy-coupling factor transporter transmembrane component T family protein — translation MKYVDAFTDISVADVKVDLMRTAYDNEDALLNTFDPRVVLLWTVLFMIVPWLFYDPLPLAVMLGAAFVLAALSQVSKYLLALLLFGQLTNVGFFVVVVPLMGGVLRAATYLGDNAGRVIDAAVALDLGVFAEAGTIVATATSQGITTALTSQEVGIDAVGAVVPFFLKLTIISVISLAVFSAMSPQKISKGMLRLGVPRQLTFAIAYGYRMMPLLVEEYHALINSFRLRSKVPEEKGLLNWRYFYYLLKLSIKAFYPLIFNVAKRARVTVEAMETKGFSQSLADSESRTLRTENMRIQPRDVSFVFGSLVFVVALSVVFGG, via the coding sequence ATGAAATACGTCGACGCCTTCACCGACATCTCGGTCGCGGACGTCAAGGTCGATCTGATGCGGACGGCCTACGACAACGAGGACGCGTTGTTGAATACGTTCGATCCACGGGTCGTGTTGCTGTGGACGGTCCTGTTCATGATCGTCCCGTGGCTGTTCTACGACCCGCTCCCGCTCGCGGTGATGCTCGGGGCGGCGTTCGTCCTCGCGGCGCTGTCACAGGTTAGCAAGTATCTGCTCGCCCTGTTGCTGTTCGGGCAACTCACCAACGTCGGCTTCTTCGTCGTCGTCGTCCCGCTGATGGGTGGTGTGCTCCGCGCCGCGACGTACCTCGGTGACAACGCAGGCCGGGTGATCGACGCCGCCGTAGCGCTCGACCTCGGCGTCTTCGCCGAGGCCGGGACGATCGTCGCGACCGCGACCAGCCAGGGCATCACCACCGCGTTGACGAGCCAGGAGGTCGGTATCGACGCCGTCGGCGCGGTCGTCCCGTTCTTCCTCAAACTGACGATCATCTCGGTGATCAGTCTCGCCGTCTTCTCCGCGATGAGCCCACAGAAGATCAGCAAGGGGATGCTTCGGCTCGGTGTCCCGCGGCAACTCACCTTCGCCATCGCCTACGGCTACCGGATGATGCCGCTGCTCGTCGAGGAGTACCACGCGCTGATCAACTCCTTCCGGCTCCGGAGCAAAGTGCCCGAGGAGAAGGGACTCCTGAACTGGCGGTACTTCTACTACCTACTGAAGCTCTCGATCAAGGCGTTCTATCCGCTCATCTTCAACGTTGCCAAACGCGCCCGTGTCACCGTGGAGGCGATGGAGACGAAAGGGTTCTCACAGTCGCTTGCGGACTCCGAGAGTCGGACGCTTCGAACGGAGAACATGCGCATCCAACCGCGTGACGTGTCGTTCGTCTTCGGTTCGTTGGTGTTCGTCGTCGCCCTCTCGGTGGTGTTCGGCGGGTAG
- a CDS encoding ABC transporter ATP-binding protein codes for MSQDTIVVDNLTFRYPGGDEPVLRDANLTIEPGEFTAIVGGNGSGKTTLCKTFNGLIPHFFEGELDGTVEVAGIDTVDSSVAELSRHVGYVFQDFENQLVQETVRDDVEFAPLNYGLDDYEERATRALEAVGLADLDDRFIWELSGGQQHLVALAGVLAMDPEFIFIDEPAAQLDPHNARETYEQLRWLHEEQGKTIIVIEHHSEFIGEYCDQMALVSDGGVAWKEPVSVGLNRLDDLLAHDIHPPQVTQIADGLPSGAGRLPDGRYPVTVEGAVTAFTDAPPQLADGGVEATTPTADTTTPTTAGDGEVLVSLEGVEHGYPTLREGYNRVLDGLDLDLYAGDRVALVGANGAGKSTLLRLITGIEAPDSGTVTVLGQDTDETLPEELADDTVYIHQNPEEMFVEDTVRKDIAYYLEDRDADGVDARVDDIVQYLDLAELADRDGRLMSLGQQRRASLGIGLATDPTVVLLDEPTGSLDLQSRREVTGMLRKAESRVETVVVASHDLQLVAAWADRVIVMGDGDVLADAPPADVFDDTDLLAEADLRQPQVVELGDRLDVASPVLTTDAMVEAISSTELGGPDHPDDPAGVPTSEDR; via the coding sequence ATGAGCCAGGACACAATCGTCGTCGACAACCTGACGTTCCGCTATCCCGGCGGTGACGAGCCGGTGTTACGGGATGCGAACCTGACGATCGAACCCGGGGAGTTCACGGCTATCGTCGGCGGCAACGGAAGCGGAAAGACGACGCTGTGTAAGACGTTCAACGGCCTGATCCCGCACTTCTTCGAGGGCGAACTCGACGGCACGGTCGAAGTCGCCGGAATCGACACGGTCGACTCCAGTGTGGCCGAGCTGTCCAGACACGTCGGCTACGTGTTCCAGGACTTCGAGAACCAGCTGGTCCAGGAGACGGTGCGTGACGACGTCGAGTTCGCCCCGCTGAACTACGGGCTCGACGACTACGAGGAACGGGCCACGCGTGCGTTGGAAGCGGTCGGCCTCGCGGACCTCGACGACCGGTTCATCTGGGAGCTGAGCGGCGGTCAGCAACACCTGGTCGCGCTCGCGGGCGTGCTCGCGATGGACCCCGAGTTCATCTTCATCGACGAGCCGGCCGCCCAGTTGGACCCACACAACGCACGGGAGACCTACGAGCAACTCCGCTGGCTCCACGAGGAACAGGGCAAGACGATCATCGTCATCGAGCACCACTCCGAGTTCATCGGCGAGTACTGCGATCAGATGGCGCTGGTGTCCGACGGCGGCGTCGCTTGGAAGGAGCCGGTGTCGGTCGGCCTCAACCGGCTCGACGACCTCCTCGCACACGACATCCACCCGCCACAGGTGACACAGATCGCCGACGGGCTGCCGTCGGGGGCAGGGCGGCTTCCCGACGGCCGGTACCCCGTCACCGTCGAGGGGGCAGTGACGGCGTTCACCGACGCGCCCCCACAGCTGGCCGACGGCGGCGTCGAGGCGACGACACCGACAGCTGACACGACCACACCGACGACCGCCGGCGACGGCGAGGTCCTCGTCTCGCTGGAGGGCGTCGAGCACGGCTATCCGACGCTCAGGGAGGGATACAACCGGGTCCTCGACGGCCTCGATCTCGACCTGTACGCCGGCGACCGCGTGGCCCTCGTCGGTGCCAACGGCGCCGGCAAGTCGACCCTCCTGCGGCTCATCACCGGCATCGAAGCACCCGATTCGGGGACCGTGACCGTGCTAGGACAGGACACCGACGAGACGCTCCCGGAGGAGTTGGCCGACGATACCGTCTACATCCACCAGAACCCCGAGGAGATGTTCGTCGAAGACACCGTCCGCAAGGACATCGCGTACTACCTCGAAGATCGCGACGCGGACGGCGTCGACGCACGCGTCGACGACATCGTCCAGTATCTGGACCTGGCGGAACTCGCCGACAGGGACGGTCGACTGATGAGCCTCGGACAGCAGCGCCGGGCGTCGCTCGGGATCGGTCTGGCGACGGATCCGACCGTCGTGTTGCTGGACGAACCGACCGGCAGTCTCGACCTGCAGAGCCGCCGTGAGGTGACGGGGATGCTCCGGAAAGCCGAGAGCCGCGTCGAGACGGTCGTCGTCGCCTCCCACGATCTCCAACTGGTGGCCGCCTGGGCCGACCGGGTTATCGTCATGGGCGACGGCGACGTGCTCGCCGACGCGCCGCCGGCCGACGTCTTCGACGACACGGACCTGCTGGCCGAGGCCGATCTCCGTCAACCGCAGGTCGTCGAACTCGGCGACCGCCTCGACGTGGCGTCGCCGGTGCTCACGACCGATGCGATGGTCGAGGCGATCAGTTCGACCGAACTCGGCGGTCCCGACCACCCCGACGACCCAGCGGGCGTACCGACTTCGGAGGACCGATGA